The sequence below is a genomic window from Bradyrhizobium septentrionale.
AGCCACACCCGCACATTACCCGGTATCGCAATCATCGGCGCTCAAGTACCTCGAGGACCCGCGCCAGCGCTTCTGGATCGACGTGCGAATCCACTCGGATCCGTCGCCGGTTACCGAGGTCGATCTCGATCAATCCAGTACGCGCGGCCACTACAGACCGCCCTCGGCTATCACCCGCAGGTAAGAGCTTCGGAGTTTCCTCCGCCTCCGTGGCGGCGATCTGCACCGGCGCAAAAGACGGTGCGACCTGCTCGGATGTCCGCGCTTGACGACGCCAGGTGAACACCAGGCTGGCCGCTACTCCGTTGCGACGTGCAACCGCTGTCACCTTTGCGCCCGGCGCCAACGTCTCCTCGACAATCCGTGCCTTGTCATCCTGCGACCAACGCCGCCGACGCTCCAGCCCGCCCAAAACCTCGACCCGCATCGCCCGATGACCTTAAAGCTAGACTTAAGGTCACACGCTTGGCGAATTACAGCGTGTCAGACAAGACGGCGCCCGCCGGATGCGTACGTCGAACCTCGTGCTCGGCCTCGTGCTGGTCATGGCCGGCGTCGCCGCGATGACGGTGCCGGCTCAGGTCATCAAGCGGTGGTTGCGAAAGTTCTAGTGGATCGAATCTAACGGATGTGTCCCGGCAATGGCCCATCCAGAACTCTGCCTTGGCGGACCTATGCGTCGATACTCCAGGTGCTCCGATCATCGATCGGATTTGGCAATCTACCGGCAAGGCAATCTGCGAGTGATTGCGGGGAGAACCGGCGATCTCGACACTCGATTACCCACGAAAGAAAGTCGGCAGGTCCGCCATTGAGATACGGCGGTGGCGACACCGGCATGAAGACAGTCGGAAGGCGCTCTGTCAGCGACAGGTAATTGAGAACATGCCCAAGTTCCTGGACCACGCGCCAAGCAAGCGGATCGGAGATATCGATAACGAATTTAACCCACCAAGCCGCGTCGTCGCGTCCTGTCCCGATCCGCCCCTTGATGGCCGGAATTCGGTTCAACAGTGTCGTTAGCGCAATGAATTCCGAATCTTCGCTCAAGGGGCCGCCATTACGTTACGCCCGCCAAGGCTTGGTGCCCTCGCCTTACGGCGGCGATGATCTTATCAGGGCCTGCGATCGAGACGAAGGGTCTGGGGCCGCTCATGCAGACAGCTGCTTCTCGGCGATCGAGAGCCACTCGGCCTGCGCGTCGCGCAGATATTTCGGCGCGCGCCGCATCTGGATCAGGAGCTCGTTGAACACCATGCGCGCCTCGCCGGTGCGGCCGACCAGCTGCAGCAGCAGGCCCGTAGCGGACCCGCGCCTCCGCACCAGGAAAATACTGCGTGACCGCCTGATATTCCTCCAGCGCCTCGTCGAGCCGGCCGATTTCGGCGAGCGAACGGGCATAGAGCAGATGGCCCTCGGCGGACTCGAAATCCGGCCAGCGCTCGCGCAGGGCGTCGAGCGTGGCCAGT
It includes:
- the tnpA gene encoding IS66-like element accessory protein TnpA, giving the protein MRVEVLGGLERRRRWSQDDKARIVEETLAPGAKVTAVARRNGVAASLVFTWRRQARTSEQVAPSFAPVQIAATEAEETPKLLPAGDSRGRSVVAARTGLIEIDLGNRRRIRVDSHVDPEALARVLEVLERR